A genomic stretch from Desulfohalobium retbaense DSM 5692 includes:
- a CDS encoding DVU0772 family protein, translating to MGQLSNYKDLLIDWEMTPEEAVTLYLEWGNNHRRGERPPVRSKNEHSNYFVVSNWENRPKVYLVRRNSDGAEELAELPLPPTLGEHFQQEVGGHRGVYPVNTEIRQWLEKQLFE from the coding sequence ATGGGACAGCTGAGTAATTACAAAGATTTGCTTATAGATTGGGAAATGACCCCCGAAGAAGCCGTGACTCTGTACCTCGAATGGGGCAACAACCATCGCCGCGGTGAGCGGCCCCCGGTACGGTCCAAGAATGAGCATTCCAACTACTTCGTGGTCAGCAATTGGGAAAATCGACCCAAGGTCTACCTGGTGCGGCGCAACTCAGATGGTGCTGAAGAATTGGCGGAACTGCCGTTGCCGCCCACACTGGGTGAGCATTTCCAACAGGAAGTCGGTGGACACCGCGGTGTGTATCCTGTGAATACCGAAATACGCCAATGGCTTGAAAAGCAGCTTTTTGAATAA
- a CDS encoding YkgJ family cysteine cluster protein: protein MDEPHCQRCGTCCRNGGPALHSEDAVLYRDQILQKKHLLTLRRGEWVYDNVQGRVEPLEQEILRVAGKTGSQVCIFFQDSACACAIYARRPLECRTLNCQAPEALASLYAHERLTRFDLIAADSGLGELMTWHETVCAYSQIADVCARLRAGNDPKARQELEAIVRKDINARQTLREKGALDEQSLRFVFGRPCTETLPAFGVRVVADRETVQFLV, encoded by the coding sequence ATGGACGAACCACACTGCCAGCGGTGCGGGACCTGCTGCCGTAACGGTGGACCGGCTTTGCACAGCGAAGATGCGGTCCTGTATCGGGACCAGATTTTGCAAAAAAAACACCTGCTGACCCTGCGCCGGGGCGAGTGGGTGTATGACAATGTGCAGGGTCGTGTAGAACCGCTGGAACAGGAAATACTCCGGGTTGCCGGTAAAACGGGCAGCCAGGTCTGTATTTTTTTTCAGGACTCGGCCTGCGCCTGTGCGATTTATGCACGCCGCCCCCTTGAATGCCGGACATTGAACTGTCAGGCCCCGGAGGCATTAGCGTCATTGTATGCTCATGAGCGACTGACCCGATTTGATCTGATTGCTGCTGATTCCGGGCTTGGTGAACTCATGACCTGGCATGAAACGGTATGTGCTTATAGCCAAATAGCTGATGTGTGCGCCCGGTTGCGAGCGGGAAACGACCCGAAGGCGCGGCAGGAGCTTGAAGCGATCGTGCGCAAGGACATCAATGCACGGCAGACACTGCGTGAAAAAGGGGCATTGGACGAGCAGTCCCTGCGGTTCGTTTTCGGCCGGCCCTGCACGGAGACGTTACCGGCCTTTGGTGTACGGGTGGTTGCGGACCGTGAAACGGTGCAATTTTTGGTCTGA